The candidate division KSB1 bacterium genome includes the window AAAATCATCGCAGCCAAGGTGAGCAAGCTCGAAAGATTGCCGCCGACCTCTCGCGTCGTTTGATGGACTTCCTGGAAAAATTTAATGGCAAAAGTTTGAAACGGGAACATGGCGGAATAGAACGTGACGCACAGCGCACTGATGAACCAGAACGATGCGCCAAATTGAAAAATTTGCTGCAATTCAACCTTATCCGTCTGGCCGTCTCTGGGAATATCATACCTCTTAATGGCATAACTATCCATCAAGTAATATATGACAATAAAAACCACGGCTGAAACTCCAGCAGCGACAGTGATCAGAAGCGGTTTTTGCCACGTCGCATAAAGCGACCGAGCCCAGGTTGGGGAATTCAACGCCATGAATGATCCAAGCCGCGCTACCGTTAAATTCAAGCCAAAGGCAAACGATAGCTCTTTGCCGGTGAACCAGCGCGCGATAATCGTTGTGATGGCTACAATCATGGACTCAGCACCGATGCCGTATATGAATCGGCCAGCCGCCATGAGATAGATATCCCCTTTGAGAGCGGTTACAGCGCTTCCAATCATCACCAGCATTGCAAAAAGAAATACCGAACGCCTCGTCCCGATCCGATCGATGATAATTCCTCCGATCAATACCATGATGATATTCGGGAAACTATATATGGCGTTGAGCAAACCGATATTGGCATCGGAAAATCCTAATTGGGTTTTTAACAGGTCTGCCAGCGGGCTGATGCTGTCATAGATATAATAATTGCCAAACATCGCCAGACTTATGAATAGCAGGATCAACCAGCGAAACAATGGCTTCGGCTGCATCTGTTGGGAAGCGAGAGAATTCGGAGCGCTCATGTGGATCCTTTCTCTTATGTGAGTAAGTAAGATTGATTTCATGGATACTGCTTTTATAAAAAATTGGCTCTAATTTATCTCAATCAAATGAGAATGTCAAGCGATTTTTTAG containing:
- a CDS encoding MFS transporter encodes the protein MSAPNSLASQQMQPKPLFRWLILLFISLAMFGNYYIYDSISPLADLLKTQLGFSDANIGLLNAIYSFPNIIMVLIGGIIIDRIGTRRSVFLFAMLVMIGSAVTALKGDIYLMAAGRFIYGIGAESMIVAITTIIARWFTGKELSFAFGLNLTVARLGSFMALNSPTWARSLYATWQKPLLITVAAGVSAVVFIVIYYLMDSYAIKRYDIPRDGQTDKVELQQIFQFGASFWFISALCVTFYSAMFPFQTFAIKFFQEVHQTTREVGGNLSSLLTLAAMIFTPLFGLLVDRIGRRTTMMMLGSLLIIPVYLVMAYKIDLAAPFGIHGVISLHSEFFGIQSEIPIYLIIPMAMMGIAFSLIPAVMWPSVALIVDKERLGTAYGLMTMIQNIGLFGFNILIGKVNDITQGYTAGMWIFSLLGFAGITFAFLLRRSDARLNQGKLERSKSR